In Cyprinus carpio isolate SPL01 chromosome A5, ASM1834038v1, whole genome shotgun sequence, the sequence TTGCTTTTCTACATGTTAATTGTGAGACCTGCTTGATGTAGTTTGTTAAACACCTTTTGGATTTCTAAGAAATGTTGGGACACAGAAGAGGAGTAGATGATAATATCATCCAAGTAGACAAGACAACAGAACAGTGACCCCGTAAATTTCCCAAGACCAACTCCATTAGCCTCTGGAAAATAGCTGGAGCATTTTTAGCCCAAAGGGCGTTACATTAAAGTGATAGAGGCCAGATGAGGTTATGAAGGCAGTCTTAAACTTGCTCCCTGGGGCCATTTCCATTTGCCAATACCCACTGTTTAAGTCAATTGCTGTAAAAATGACTGAACCAGCGAGGGACTCTAGAATCTCTGCAATTGAAGGAAGAGGGTAAGCATCATTTTCAGTGAATGAGTTAAGCTTTCTGTAGTCCACACAAAATCTATGTCCGCCATCTTTTTTAGGGACCAACACCACGGAAGAAGATCAACAATAATGTGATGGTTCAATAATACCTGAGGACAACATCTcaacatcgttttttttttttttatgttttttttatgacaaaattttggaTATAATGTTCATAAACCCTTTTGCAAAAGCCCCaccttattgttttattttttcaggcagGTTCCTTTTTAACCTGTTAATTCAGTTCCAGTGTTCATCAAATAATTCATCAACCGAAATCAAGACAGTTCAAATTCCAAGTCACACACTTAAATGTCAAGTTCAAAGTTCGTGTCCCTGTTCGGGCACTACTCTGTAGCATGGCCACACAGTTTAAataactgtcaaaaaaaatataatgacacCACTCAGCGCTTAAACCAAATAAAGGACACtccaaaaaagtttcaaaatcaagAGTTATTATTTCACTTCGTTCATgcatacaattaacaaaataattatttctggGCATTCGTAAAAAAACAATACACGTGCAAAAATACTTCAAATCACAGTTTCATAACGaggaaataatacaattaatcaatcaaacaaagtttaaaaaaaaaaatatatatatatttggcttCTTTTGTCTAGGGCTAGGgcctatacattttatttttgagattCAATGAGGGATTTTGCGCAAGAATAATTAGGCCAGCAGTCTCCTTTTTCAGACCACAcccttttttcatcttttatgaTTTCCgttcagataaataaaaaaagtacaattatcATAATGAATTGGTTtgaaaattctttatttattttacttattcatTCGCTGAAGGTGATAAAGTGAACAAAAATCTGACAGTGTCAAAGTGTAATGATCTGTTGCAAAACAAATGAGTGAATAGTTCTCCTATACACtgtcactctcagaaaaaaagtacagAAGTTGTCACTGGGATGGTACCTTTccaaaaagtacacttttgtaaatatacacacattatatgcACACttgaggtactaatatgcacattGTAGGTACTAAGATGTACAATAAGcacatttagatattaatttgcacactttacactctcagaaaaaaggtacaaaagctgtcacggtacctttttaaaaggcacacctttgtccctaaagagtccatattggtaccttaaagataaGAATTAGTAcctgaagtgtacatattagtaattaaaaggtacaaaagtgtaccttttgaaaaggtaccgccccagtgacagcttttgtaccttttttctgagagtgtaggtactaatatgcacattTTAGGTACTGATATGTACCCGTttggtacaaaggtgtaccttttgacaAGGTGCCGTCCCAGTGACATCTTTGAGATATCTCGGCATATCTAAGCCCTGTTTGAGACCTTGTTGGGATCTCTTTTGAAACCCAATAGGAGATATCCCGGGCTCTTTTTGTCAAGGGATCAATCTGAGAATCAGCAGACATCTCACTGCTGTCTAGCAGAAAAAAACtgagacattaaaataaagtttgatttaTAAAGCACCAGACACAAACAACCACATATGCCTAAATCAAGATGCcccgcacccacacacacagaggaaacagGAAGACCCTTAACTACAAATCACTAATAGCaccagacaaacacaaacacaaacacacactcacacacacagaggaaacagGAAGACCCTTATCTGCACATGGGCTCCATATGAGTAATGGCTAATTAACTTGTTCCATGTAAAACACCGAAAACACATTGTGCCTCTCCCTGATGGGCTCATAATACTTGATAAGAAACCAGAAACAATCTAATAAAAGATCCATGACTCTGTAAGGTTTATACAGCCATTGCAAACACAAGCGTAAcctttaattacattataaaggATGTGTTTCCTCCTTTGCTGTGTCAGGGAAAACATTTACGGCAATATGCAGGTTAATTCCTCTCAGGTTTTTGGGTGTCAGgacataattatgcatttaaaaggaTATCACAGCCAACAGCACCTTCCTTTATGGCccattaattttgtttgttttattagagTAGCTAATTAAATTCATGgggtttaaatattaatattattcctGTGTGGTTCATTAAGACAGAACAGCCTACACGCTGAATTTAGTTTTGCATCAGGTGTTTTGCCTAGATATAATTTGCAATAATTTGTCATTTGCAAAAAGTTATTGCAGGTTATAGAAATGTCTGTAGAATAGAATAGGAAGTCGAATAggctttttgatttgatttatatgCATGGGAATGCACATgagaaaatctaaaaatcatcaattattaacaattttattgttaaaaaatgttttacaaaagttattaatttaattataaaattaaagtttacttataaaagtaataatattccTAAATGGATtcctggatttttattttaattcattaataaatgtattaatttaactaatttgaccaataaatgtaataatttaattttaatttaatttattttttcaattaatttcataattaattacattttaaataattaatttcatgtcACAATGTTCAATAGTTTTGCCTATAATGACATAATCCAGAAACTCTATTTTAAcctcaataaatacaataaactaatatatatacatatatatatatatatatggggttttaagccagttatttctatcttttgctgtagtgtgtcagtagaaaatatcagtttacatttccaaacattcatcttaccattaattaaaaaaaaaataatctagtTAGATTTtagaatgcacaagcagtctgacaacaaccggtgctccacatggagatctgatctcaccatcatcgaatctgtctgtgattacatgaagaaacagatgaaactgagacaaactaaatccagaagaactgtagcaacgccttcaagacattttaagaaaactGCCTTCAAAGCaggcacttgtgtaaatatgCTTGTGCAAATATGTGTAAAgtaaggatgctttcaaaaatattgtcaaagTAAGGAACTTCTATTAACAAAATCAATATGTGTGATAAATTGTTGTTGTCAGgtactgcttgtgcattcaaaaggTTTCTCAGCGTCTtgactagattattattaaaatgtctcaATGGCAAaacagacagattcgatgatggtgagatcaatGTAAACTGGATACCGGTTTTCTACTGCTTGTGCACACTACGCAAcagattaaaaaatactaaatgtgcctaaatgtaaactgatttttcTACAGTACATGTATAACAGATAGTAACTGgccaaacagaaaatatatatagactttgcataatgtatatgtatatatatatatatatatatatatatatatatatatatatatatagatctccATGAAGAGAGCATTAAAGTGCTTTCAAACCATTAGAAGCTTCATTAAACATTAGATATTTTCAGATACATTAACAGTGCATCAATACATCAACTACTGATCTGTTAAGCATATGATAGGCAATTAATAGagtttaaaactaattaaatagcctataatTCTCCATCCTCTcccttcttcttattattattaacatcagATTTTTCTGAcgtaatttaaatctaaataacACTATTCAGTTCATAACTTCCATTACCAACATTATTGCATGATTAGTAATTGtagtaattgtaattttaagtgTGCCTTTAAACCTGATCAATGCATTTTCTTAACAGCTAAGGTGATGTATAAAGTTTCCAAACACTCGAAATCGTATATTTACTGAATTTTTTCGGAATAAACGGAGTGCATAGGCTATTATGAAGTGACTCACTGTTGGGATCGTCTTTGCTCTTGGTGCCGTTGACTCTGCCGTCTTTCCCGATCCTAAGGAAGAACTTCTGGAAGGAGAAGAGTTTCCTCTGGCGCACGTCTCCCTGGAGGTGCACGTAGCTGCGCACATGCCGGCCGGAGGTGGAGGCGGAGACGGATGAGGAGTTGGCGACCCTGAGCGCCCGCTGCACGGGACATGCGCTGCGGCAGGACGCGAAGATCACAGAGACGGCGAGAAGATAGACGACACACACCGACCAGCATGCAGACACACTGTTACTCACTGTCCATCTCCTCATGGTACTTCTCATGGGACATGCTGCTCAGTGAATGTGCATGGATGCCTCTCGCTCCAGAGAACTCCACTTAAGACCGTTGAAGAAAGCATGAAGTTGTGGAATTAGGCTGAGGAGTGAGTCTGTAAAGCTTCTGATGGAAATATAAAGTGCTTTATTAATCCCATTTGGGAATGATTATCATGGCAGCACTTATTCCTCCTGCGTTTCCAGGGAATGTGTGTCAAAACGACCCTGTTCCTGGCATCCTGTCTCCTGATGTGATCTCCTACCTCCAGGAGGTTCACAGAAAAGCTGCTGTCTCTCTCTTGGCTCCTCACCCCTCCCTACTCCTTGTCTGTCATTCTAGGTCCCTTCCTCCATGCTCACACTCACACGCAGCTTTTGCTCCTCCTCGTCGTGTTTACCCCTCCGTCTGATAGGGCTTTTGTGAATGGCTGTTATCTGGAGCTTTTTGATAGTGGACTAGGAAAAGAGTACAGACGCTTAAGATGAACAAACCTAACCAGATGCCACTCATGATTGGTCCCATCTGATGATAAGAAGCTTGATAAAGTTTTGGAATCATcatgttttgtcttttctttttttgtcgtGGATCATGTCTCTTTCAGCTTGTACAATATCCTGAGGTCTAAAGGAACACTGCTTGAAAAGACAAGACGTTGGTTTTGtctgttacacattacatgtcaTTATTATTCTTTGGAACGTGTTAacaaattgattatttttgtaaGACTACAGgcatttaactaaaatttaattgaaGAAAACAATCAAAAGCAAAACATCTAGTTCAAATAGTCTAATTTACGGAAATTCTAAATTGGCACCAAAACAAGAAATTCAAATTCTAAAAGCTTATTTTGCAAAGAAGGTTCTAAACTGTTATTGTGTTAATATGAAGAAATTTTCCATACTGATTTTACAGGTGGTTTACAAACTATTTTGAATTCTGCATTGGATTAAAGGAAATGAACTTAATAGATAATGTCTTGGCGGAAAATGagctacttttattttgtatgaaccaaatgaataaaaccatttttgttcTTCAGTTGAAcgcaaaaggagatgttttgaaa encodes:
- the LOC122142323 gene encoding fibroblast growth factor 10-like gives rise to the protein MRSTMRRWTVSNSVSACWSVCVVYLLAVSVIFASCRSACPVQRALRVANSSSVSASTSGRHVRSYVHLQGDVRQRKLFSFQKFFLRIGKDGRVNGTKSKDDPNSILEITSVDVGIVAIRGIGSNLYLAISKKGELYGARNYGVNCRLKERIEENGYNTYASAEWRNKKRQMFVGLSAHGKPLRFEGEKQAGRTLLNSY